From a region of the Rhinatrema bivittatum chromosome 15, aRhiBiv1.1, whole genome shotgun sequence genome:
- the PSMG1 gene encoding proteasome assembly chaperone 1: MATFFGEVLSGFSRAVDDDDDEELEEEEEDLEIRREIEKERELHVHWSSDITAALEHSPEKRLPCTRFIVAVGENAAGFLSSCVLSSGGWELAGYVKVWNERCKESRPSNDLHPAASSCVFYRLISCPTVILCLCCCYVAEDQQFHWPEKVFSSVQKRDLTVTILSTCPVALYKTPESTYTLRGPFLRALKTKEFRQDVTLCPLMEPPNIVDGFPAAVLSYCQVWQIPAVLYQCYTDLPRLDPVTVEAFRPLLSSQNLGSLAVDTSKSAEAMKTLMKTTEIQSNLYV, translated from the exons ATGGCCACGTTTTTTGGGGAGGTTTTATCGGGTTTTTCCCGGGCTGTGGACGATGATGACGAcgaggagctggaggaggaggaggaagacctggAAATCCGGAGAGAAATCGAAAAGGAAAG GGAGCTCCACGTGCACTGGAGTTCGGATATCACCGCAGCCCTGGAGCACTCCCCGGAGAAGCGCCTTCCCTGCACCCGCTTCATTGTGGCCGTGGGAGAGAATGCGGCTG GATTTCTCTCCTCCTGTGTCCTGAGTTCTGGTGGCTGGGAACTTGCTGGCTATGTTAAGGTATGGAACGAGAGATGCAAAGAATCTAGGCCCAGCAATGACCTGCACCCAGCAGCCTCTTCCTGTGTCTTCTACCGACTCATCTCTTGTCCCACG GTAATCCTCTGCTTGTGCTGCTGCTACGTGGCTGAAGATCAGCAGTTCCACTGGCCCGAAAAG gtTTTCAGCAGTGTGCAGAAGAGGGATCTGACAGTAACCATTCTCTCCACTTGTCCTGTAGCCCTCTACAAAACTCCCGAATCCACATACACCCTGCGAGGCCCATTCCTGAGAGCTCTAAAAACAAAGGAATTCAGACAGGATGTGACGTTATGCCCTCTGATGGAACCTCCGAATATAGTGGATGGCTTCCCTGCAGCAG TCCTGAGTTATTGTCAGGTGTGGCAGATCCCTGCGGTGCTGTACCAGTGTTACACCGATCTTCCCAGACTGGATCCTGTCACTGTGGAAGCCTTCAGACCTTTACTTTCATCACAGAATCTCGGCAGCTTGGCCGTG GACACATCTAAAAGCGCAGAGGCAATGAAGACGTTAATGAAGACCACTGAAATTCAAAGCAATCTGTATGTATAA